A single window of Gossypium hirsutum isolate 1008001.06 chromosome A10, Gossypium_hirsutum_v2.1, whole genome shotgun sequence DNA harbors:
- the LOC107896751 gene encoding probable serine/threonine-protein kinase WNK5 translates to MYQTRLGGCVDGVKSQHGYVETDPSGRYGRFREILGKGAMKTVYRAFDEALGMEVAWNQVKLNDVFRSPEELQRLYSEVHLLKNLKHDSIIRFYTSWVDINRRTFNFITEMFTSGTLREYRQKYPRIDMRAVKSWACQILQGLAYLHGHDPPVIHRDLKCDNIFVNGHLGQVKIGDLGLAAILRGSQHAHSVIGTPEFMAPELYEEDYNELVDIYSFGMCVLEMLTSEYPYSECSNPAQIYKKVTSGKLPEAFYRIQDEEARRFIGKCLENVSKRLPAHELLLDPFLASNEGNLLSVPRVLSQKLTQNGPVAELAPSLQADPTRSTDMSITGTMDPEDDTIFLKVQITDKEGQARNIYFPFDIVNDTAIDVALEMVKELDINDWEPLEIADMIEEEISSLVPTWKDWGSSQVYHQHSFKYEDEDEDDAQNEICHPFYATFSHSSYEAQFSHGKSVTSKCNWPQDLFSNDDASSSCSMNSFQYSTMNYEDFDSSLHQGEHPCIPKGLKSTRFCPSESMTAHSYEQCDAQLDSWRSSHLNGHRKLTKVRSLVDIRSKLLHQMVMAEINKRRLFKTVGAVENIGYQELGEVSGKIS, encoded by the exons ATGTACCAAACACGTCTAGGGGGATGTGTTGATGGAGTTAAATCCCAGCATGGATACGTTGAAACCGATCCCTCTGGTCGGTACGGACGT TTCAGAGAGATTCTTGGTAAAGGAGCTATGAAGACAGTGTATAGGGCATTCGATGAGGCCCTTGGAATGGAGGTGGCCTGGAATCAAGTGAAGCTTAACGATGTCTTCCGTTCACCGGAGGAATTGCAGCGTCTTTATTCCGAGGTCCACCTTCTCAAGAATCTTAAACACGATTCCATTATTCGATTCTACACATCTTGGGTTGATATCAATCGTAGAACTTTCAACTTCATCACTGAGATGTTCACATCTGGCACACTTCGAGA GTATAGACAGAAATACCCGCGCATCGACATGCGAGCGGTTAAGAGCTGGGCTTGCCAAATTCTGCAGGGTCTAGCTTATCTACATGGCCATGATCCTCCGGTGATCCATAGAGATCTTAAGTGTGACAATATCTTTGTCAATGGCCACCTTGGACAGGTCAAGATCGGCGATCTTGGACTAGCTGCCATCCTTCGTGGCTCACAACATGCCCATAGTGTCATAG GGACCCCTGAATTTATGGCACCAGAACTGTATGAAGAGGATTACAATGAGCTAGTAGATATATACTCCTTTGGAATGTGTGTATTAGAGATGCTTACCTCTGAATACCCGTATAGCGAGTGTTCCAATCCTGCTCAAATCTACAAGAAAGTGACTTCC GGAAAGTTGCCAGAGGCATTCTATAGGATTCAAGATGAGGAAGCCCGGAGGTTTATCGGAAAGTGCCTGGAGAACGTTTCCAAGAGGTTGCCTGCTCATGAACTCTTGCTTGATCCATTTTTGGCCTCTAATGAAGGGAATCTGCTGTCTGTCCCAAGAGTCCTGAGCCAAAAGCTAACTCAAAACGGCCCAGTTGCAGAGCTAGCGCCTTCTTTGCAGGCTGATCCGACAAGGAGTACTGATATGTCAATAACTGGCACAATGGATCCTGAAGATGACACAATTTTTCTCAAAGTACAGATTACAGACAAGGAAG GTCAAGCTCGGAATATCTATTTTCCTTTTGACATAGTGAATGACACTGCAATTGATGTTGCCTTGGAGATGGTAAAAGAATTGGATATCAATGACTGGGAGCCATTGGAGATTGCTGATATGATAGAAGAGGAAATATCTTCTCTTGTCCCAACTTGGAAAGACTGGGGCTCCTCTCAAGTCTACCATCAGCACAGCTTTAAGTACGAAGATGAGGACGAAGATGATGCCCAAAATGAAATCTGCCACCCTTTCTATGCCACCTTCTCCCATTCTTCCTACGAAGCACAATTTTCTCACGGGAAAAGTGTGACTTCCAAGTGCAATTGGCCACAGG ATTTATTCAGCAATGATGATGCAAGTTCCAGTTGCTCTATGAACTCCTTCCAGTACTCTACAATGAATTATGAAGACTTTGATTCGAGTCTACATCAAGGGGAGCACCCCTGCATTCCAAAGGGTCTTAAATCTACACGATTTTGTCCATCAGAGAGCATGACTGCTCACAGCTACGAACAGTGTGATGCACAACTTGATTCATGGAGGTCTTCTCACTTAAATGGCCATCGGAAGCTAACAAAGGTTCGTTCACTCGTGGACATACGCAGCAAATTGCTGCACCAAATGGTAATGGCAGAGATAAACAAGAGGCGCTTATTCAAGACCGTTGGAGCAGTGGAGAACATTGGATATCAAGAGCTGGGAGAAGTTTCAGGCAAGATATCTTGA